The following proteins are co-located in the Purpureocillium takamizusanense chromosome 10, complete sequence genome:
- a CDS encoding uncharacterized protein (EggNog:ENOG503P2DI~COG:G), with protein sequence MGMLRNFVKVMSLRVHAALAPLSTPLRTARGGGSGGSGGIFPEVNGEVASLDFPYLQDIYTFAAYSHAAYCPHNWDGLLGNPVCQAASAITTASQLHEGRHHDDSSSNSSNDSNSTTASANHPGTGARASPEARLLRTGCAIYGSSQTIAELTEEHDIAGNVVVNHAQRLLVVTFRGTSRAWEWMRDLQAAQDNAPELRCGGDCRVHSGFRAAFLNVRGPLNETLEACLREHPAYRVVVTGHSYGGAVATLVGAYLRFVAGVEADIFTYGAPRVGNVVFAERVSSGMTSGAREGPSSTRSRMRKMKGRQDSMDQENEKAKGCGPITARVTNRQDIVTAQPPMYMWLPFGPVEYAHTTPEYWFERGFGELSSSSSSAATVGDDGPEERRQQKQKQQRRRLPLDGLRVCRGVQHVGCSAQFSFLNLLTLAQRIADHGGYHVLSAPCPADKGRRDRLIEDVLPTVKEVMRWQWGNKLNKLNKWNRGKGNGGRARGGRRRS encoded by the exons ATGGGCATGCTCCGCAACTTCGTCAAGGTCATGAGCCTCCGGGTTcacgccgcgctggcgcccCTGAGCACGCCGTTGCGCACcgctcgaggaggtggcagcggcggcagcggcggcataTTCCCTGAAGTCAACGGCGAAGTCGCCAGTTTGGATTTCC CGTACCTCCAGGACATATATACGTTTGCAGCGTACTCGCATGCAGCGTACTGCCCGCACAACTGGGATGGGCTGCTCGGCAACCCCGTGTGccaggcggcgagcgccatcaccaccgcgTCGCAACTGCACGAGGGTCGCCACCAtgacgacagcagcagcaacagcagcaacgacagTAACAGCACCACCGCGAGCGCAAACCATCCAGGAACAGGGGCACGTGCCAGCCCCGAAGCGCGCCTCCTGCGCACCGGATGCGCCATCTACGGCTCCTCGCAGACCATCGCCGAGCTCACCGAGGAGCACGACATCGCgggcaacgtcgtcgtcaaccacgcgcagcggctcctcgtcgtgACCTTTCGCGGCACGTCGCGCGCGTGGGAGTGGATGCGCGACCTGCAAGCCGCGCAGGACAACGCCCCCGAGCtccgctgcggcggcgattgTCGCGTGCACAGTGGCTTccgcgccgccttcctcaACGTCCGCGGGCCGCTCaacgagacgctcgaggcgTGCCTGCGCGAGCACCCGGCGtaccgcgtcgtcgtcacggggCACTCGTACGGcggggcggtggcgacgctCGTGGGCGCGTACCTGCGCTTCGTGGCAGGTGTGGAGGCTGATATCTTTACGTATGGCGCGCCGAGGGTGGGTAATGTGGTGTTTGCGGAGAGGGTGAGTAGTGGGATGACCAGCGGGGCGCGGgaggggccgtcgtcgacgaggagtaGGATGAGGAAGATGAAGGGGCGCCAGGACAGCATGGATCAGGAGAACGAGAAAGCAAAAGGGTGCGGGCCCATCACGGCGCGCGTCACCAACAGACAGGACATTGTGACGGCGCAGCCGCCCATGTACATGTGGCTGCCGTTCGGGCCGGTCGAATACGCACACACGACGCCCGAGTACTGGTTCGAGCGCGGCTTCGGGGAgctttcgtcgtcgtcgtcgtcggcggcgacagttggtgacgatgggcctgaagagcggcggcagcagaagcagaagcagcagcggcggcgactacCACTTGACGGGCTGCGCGTGTGTCGGGGCGTGCAGCACGTCGGGTGCTCCGCGCAGTTCTCCTTCCTCAACCTGCTGACgctggcgcagcgcatcgccgaccaCGGCGGCTACCACGtgttgtcggcgccgtgcccggcAGACAAGGGCCGGAGGGACCGCCTCATCGAGGACGTGCTGCCGACGGTCAAGGAGGTCATGAGGTGGCAGTGGGGGAACAAGTTGAACAAGTTGAACAAGTGGAACAGGGGCAAGGGGaacggggggcgggcgcgtggTGGTCGCCGGAGGAGTTGA
- the RRP3 gene encoding RNA helicase (COG:A~EggNog:ENOG503NUFI), whose translation MSDVKRRKVAHDAPAAPKSKSKKPKTPERAAPAAASPESTEESATVDGVPVEEEAETPKTFKELGVVDALCEACEALNYKFPTPIQAKSIPVALEGRDIIGLAETGSGKTAAFALPMLQALLDKPQPLFGLVLAPTRELAAQIGQAFEALGCMISLRCAVIVGGLDMVPQAIALGKKPHVIVATPGRLVDHLEKTKGFSLRTLKYLVMDEADRLLDMDFGPSIDKLLKFIPRERRTYLFSATMSSKVESLQRASLRDPVKVSISFNKYQTVSTLLQHYIFIPQVRKDTYLIYLVNEFAGKSIIIFSRTVFETQRVAILLRTLGFGAIPLHGQLSQSARLGALNKFRAGTRDILVATDVAARGLDIPKVDVVLNYDLPADSKTYIHRVGRTARAGKSGIALSLVTQYDLELYQRIEAAMGKKLDAYPTEKEEVMAFQGRVEEAQRHARVEMKAITEARNNRGAGGGRGKERGKRRRDDMDKEDG comes from the exons ATGAGCGACGTCAAGAGGCGCAAGGTTGCGCACGacgcgccagccgccccgAAAAGTAAATCCAAAAAGCCCAAGACCCCCGAGCGagctgcgcccgccgccgcatcgcccgaGTCCACCGAGGAGTCGGCGACGGTCGATGGCGTCCCCGTCGAAGAAGAGGCCGAGACGCCCAAGACCTTTAAAGAATTG GGCGTTGTAGACGCGCTATGCGAGGCCTGCGAGGCCCTCAACTACAAGTTCCCGACGCCGATCCAGGCCAAGTCGAtccccgtcgccctcgagggccgcgacatcattggcctcgccgagacgggcagcggcaagaccGCGGCTTTTGCGCTGCCCATGCTgcaggccctgctcgacaagccgcagccgctgTTCGGTCTCGTGctggcgccgacgcgcgaGCTGGCGGCACAGATCGGGCAGGCCTTTGAGGCGCTCGGCTGCATGATCTCGCTCCgctgcgccgtcatcgtcggcggcctcgacatGGTGCCCCaggccatcgccctcggcaagAAGCCgcacgtcatcgtcgccacccccggccgcctcgtcgaccacctCGAGAAGACAAAGGGCTTCTCCCTGCGCACCCTCAAGTACCTGGtcatggacgaggccgaccgGCTGCTCGACATGGACTTTGGCCCCAGCATCGACAAGCTGCTCAAGTTCATCCCGCGCGAGCGTCGAACCTACTTGTTCTCGGCCACCATGAGCTCCAAGGTCGAGAGCCTGCAGCGCGCCAGTCTCCGCGACCCCGTCAAGGTCAGCATCAGCTTCAATAAGTACCAGACCGTGTCGACGCTCCTGCAGCACTACATCTTCATCCCCCAGGTCCGCAAGGACACGTACCTCATCTACCTGGTCAACGAGTTCGCCGGCAAGTCGATCATCATCTTCTCGCGCACTGTCTTCGAGAcgcagcgcgtcgccatTCTGCTGCGGACCCTGGGCTTCGGCGCCATCCCGCTGCACGGCCAGCTGTCGCAATcggcccgcctcggcgccctcaaCAAGTTCCGCGCCGGCACCCGCGACATCCTGGTCGCCACCGACGTGGCGGCCCGCGGTCTCGACATCCCCAAGGTCGACGTGGTGCTCAACTacgacctgcccgccgactCCAAGACGTACATCCACCGCGTCGGCCGCACCGCCCGTGCCGGCAAGTCAGGCATCGCCCTGAGTCTTGTCACGCAGTACGACCTCGAGCTGTACCAgcgcatcgaggccgccatgggcAAGAAGCTGGACGCGTACCcgacggagaaggaggaggtcATGGCGTTCCagggccgcgtcgaggaggcgcagcGGCACGCGAGGGTCGAGATGAAGGCCATCACCGAGGCGCGCAACAACCGCGGAGCCGGAGGGGGCCGCGGAAAGGAGCGCGGCaagaggcggcgggacgaCATGGACAAGGAGGACGGTTGA
- the SSF1 gene encoding rRNA-binding ribosome biosynthesis protein (COG:J~TransMembrane:1 (i73-92o)~EggNog:ENOG503NU9X~BUSCO:EOG09263NE7): MARKRTKKRTHVGANNPETASAGHATARDPKSMVIRIGAGEVGSSISQLAADVRRVMEPGTASRLKERRGNKLKDYVVMCGPLGVTHLLLLSRSESGNTNLRLALAPRGPTMHFRVEQYSLCKDVQKVQRHPRGGGKEFLTPPLLVMNNFTSPDADAKSKVPKHLESLATTAFRSLFPPVNPQATPLKSIRRVLLLNREKSPEDDGTFIVNFRHYAITTRSAGVSKPLRRIKNAEKFLATKSSRQSKMPNLGKLEDIADYMIGGDEGEGYISDATSGSEVDTDAEVEVLDNAPRRVLSTKARLAAEQSGDAGPDEEEEEEHVERRAVKLVELGPRMRLRLTKVEEGLCAGKIMWHEYVHKSKEEIKELERRWEKRRQEKEARRKEQRANVEKKKAAKAANKKSGDTGGDEDDEDDDEEYYSDMDVDEFDSEGLAGDAEYQVNEKAEQDGEWEDEEAEIGKDI; the protein is encoded by the exons ATGGCACGCAAACGCACAAAGAAGCGCACACATGTCGGCGCCAACAACCCcgagacggcgtcggccggccacgccacggcgcgcgacCCCAAGAGCATGGTGATCCGtatcggcgccggcgaggtcggctcCAGCAtcagccagctcgccgccgacgtccgCCGCGTCATGGAGCCCGGCACTGCCAGCAGGCTCAAGGAGCGCCGCGGcaacaagctcaaggacTACGTTGTCATGTGCGGCCCCCTCGGCGTCACCCATCTGCTGCTCCTGTCGCGCTCCGAGAGCGGCAACACCAACCTGCGCCTTGCTCTCGCCCCGCGCGGCCCGACGATGCACTTTCGCGTCGAACAGTACTCGCTGTGCAAGGACGTCCAAAAGGTCCAGAGGCacccccgcggcggcggcaaggagtTTCTCACGCCCCCTCTG CTTGTCATGAACAACTTCACCTCTcccgatgccgatgccaagTCCAAGGTTCCCAAACACCTCGAATccctcgccaccaccgccttcCGATCCCTCTTCCCGCCCGTCAACCCCCAGGCCACGCCCCTCAAGTCGATCCGTCGCGTCTTGCTGTTGAATCGCGAAAAGTCGCCCGAGGATGACGGCACTTTCATCGTCAACTTCAGGCACTACGCCATCACCACGCGATCCGCGGGCGTCTCGAAACCTCTGCGTCGCATCAAGAACGCCGAGAAGTTTCTCGCCACCAAGTCGAGCCGCCAGAGCAAAATGCCCAATTTAGGCAAGCTGGAGGACATTGCCGACTACATGattggcggcgatgagggcgagggctACATCTCGGACgcgacgagcggcagcgaggtcgacacggacgccgaggtggaggtgCTTGACAATGCTCCCCGCCGGGTGCTGTCCACCAAGGCcaggctggcggccgagcagagcggcgacgccgggcccgacgaggaggaggaggaggagcatgtGGAGCGTCGCGCCGTCAAATTGGTCGAGCTGGGCCCGCGCATGCGGCTACGGCTGAccaaggtggaggagggcttGTGCGCCGGCAAGATCATGTGGCACGAGTACGTGCACAAGAGCAAGGAGGAGATCAAAGAGCTCGAGCGACGGTGGGAGAAACGGCGCCAGGAAAAGGAGGCCCGGCGCAAGGAGCAAAGAGCCAAcgtggagaagaagaaggcggccaaggcggcaaACAAGAAGAGCGGCGACACAgggggcgacgaggacgacgaggacgacgatgaggaatATTACAGCGACATGGACGTTGATGAATTCGACagcgagggcctcgccgggGACGCCGAGTACCAGGTCAACGAAAAGGCCGAGCAGGACGGCGAGTgggaagacgaagaggcGGAAATTGGCAAGGACATTTAA
- a CDS encoding uncharacterized protein (EggNog:ENOG503P7Y4) yields MSRLPPVEKLPLALRKNVRDDWESKKPEFEKSLSTILGEPWTIDINPNQVYAYAVDGYAKESLGSMLAAYVSGAEYQLKYFVEKHGDAGRKELNTLCPARVLAMDLDTEGKFSYCGCEVSSPDGKLVMLFREGNLGTNIDHAVAVDTLVQALNAASAASLPMSFVARLSIREAYDAEITKTRAQIDAALGREIALEPNFEANFAKLTAAGVDDWQHNLGYFTQRYLQAFADWLVSNKAAEDEMVREGVNEAVDKAKVAFRIVDEGSMKSTYNECVIEDGVLYLQTVPQYFGTNIDYVAEKLMDQL; encoded by the exons ATgagccgcctcccgcccgtcgagaagctgccgctggcgctcCGCAAGAACG TCCGCGACGACTGGGAGAGCAAAAAGCCAGAGTTTGAAAAGTCCCTCTCCaccatcctcggcgagccgTGGACCATCGACATCAACCCCAACCAAGTCTACGCCTACGCCGTCGATGGCTACGCCAAGGAGTCGCTCGGCTCCATGCTGGCAGC ATACGTCTCCGGCGCCGAGTACCAGCTCAAGTACTTTGTCGAAAagcacggcgacgccggccgcaaGGAGCTCAACACGCTCTGCCCCGCGCGCGTCCTGGCCATGGACCTCGACACCGAGGGCAAGTTCTCGTACTGCGGGTGCGAGGTCTCCTCCCCTGACGGCAAGCTCGTCATGCTCTTCCGCGAGGGCAACCTCGGCACCAACATCgaccacgccgtcgccgtcgacaccctcgtccaggccctcaacgccgcctccgccgcctccctgcCCATGTCCTttgtcgcccgcctctccaTCCGCGAGGCCTACGACGCAGAGATCACCAAGACGCGCGCCCagatcgacgccgccctcggccgcgagaTCGCCCTGGAGCCCAACTTCGAGGCAAACTTTGCCAAGctcaccgccgcgggcgtcgacgactgGCAGCATAACCTCGGGTACTTTACCCAGCGCTACCTTCAGGCCTTTGCCGACTGGCTGGTCAGcaacaaggcggccgaggacgagatggtgcgcgagggcgtcaacgaggccgtcgacaaggccaaggtggcgttccgcatcgtcgacgagggcagcatgAAGTCGACGTACAACGAGTGCGtcatcgaggacggcgtgcTGTACCTGCAGACGGTGCCCCAGTACTTTGGCACCAACATTGACTACGTCGCGGAGAAGCTCATGGACCAGCTGTAA
- a CDS encoding uncharacterized protein (antiSMASH:Cluster_10.2~EggNog:ENOG503P6DI) produces MSLPLKARVAVRDGFDAPGCAARKAITALGESLGRAVQCEPEWPLLVDALQQAYGSAPVVEAVAGLVEAWCRAVLELLEDGDEGEAWGEALLEEMDGRASLRLLVDISESELPSTSWNGVTKAFVLHIPKARPAHDPLALVPHLRAKAEGAFKAQGTTVEADEWTSVAVSDGKAATTATTVPAGGPAAALVVASSIKSSYMPSVGSLAPPDKLLLRPPYHMIVYGGHEVRVQCSHGQSLEFLAAYLKKWCRANTRRADKLPLVAATLGPSAFGISPMHDTLTVAWADRHAGDGSSICLPLLFHLIEGTLGYERVYVDASCWQYRRDEAFRE; encoded by the exons ATGTCACT TCCGCTCaaggcccgcgtcgccgtgcgcgacggcttcgacgccCCCGGCTGCGCAGCCCGCAAGGCCATCACGGCGCTCGGCGAgagcctcggccgcgccgtgcaGTGCGAGCCCGAGTggccgctcctcgtcgacgccctgcagcaggcgtACGGCtccgcgcccgtcgtcgaggcggtcgccGGACTCGTCGAGGCGTGGTGCCGCGCCGTGCTagagctgctcgaggacggcgacgaaggcgaggcatggggcgaggcgctgcttGAGGAGATGGACGGGCGCGCATCCCTCCGGTTGCTGGTTGAT ATCTCCGAGAGTgagctgccgtcgacgtcatgGAACGGCGTCACCAAGGCCTTCGTCTTGCACATCCCCAAAGCCCGTCCGGCGCACGACCCGCTCGCGCTGGTTCCTCACCTGCGCGCCAAAGCCGAGGGCGCTTTCAAGGCACAGGGCACCACGGTGGAGGCGGACGAATGGACCAGCGTAGCCGTGtccgacggcaaggccgccacgacggcgacgactgtTCCCGCGGggggcccggcggcagcactcGTCGTGGCGAGCAGCATCAAGAGCAGCTACATGCCCAGCGTGGGCTCCCTGGCGCCCCCGGACAAGCTCCTCCTTCGGCCGCCGTACCACATGATCGTGTACGGGGGCCACGAGGTGCGCGTGCAGTGTAGCCACGGACAGTCGCTCGAGTTCCTGGCGGCGTATCTTAAGAAGTGGTGTCGCGCAAACACGCGTCGCGCCGACAAG ctgccgctcgtTGCGGCGACCCTCGGCCCCAGCGCGTTTGGTATCTCGCCAATGCATGATACGCTGACGGTAGCGTGGGCGGACAGGCATGCGGGCGATGGCTCGTCCATCTGCCTGCCTCTGTTGTTCCATCTCATCGAGGGGACACTGGGTTATGAACGTGTGTACGTCGATGCTTCGTGTTGGCAGTACCGGCGTGACGAGGCGTTCAGGGAGTAG
- a CDS encoding uncharacterized protein (antiSMASH:Cluster_10.2~EggNog:ENOG503PTZ4~SECRETED:SignalP(1-22~SECRETED:cutsite=VVA-EQ~SECRETED:prob=0.5085)): MGMRNLLAVPLILSRWGASVVAEQSGPATVTPMTDQALSLSVVQEIHRQLQRELPTGGHFDTPFITAEKYEVYAHECLSNRLDYLRRSITLEVEVNEGQLEVNEGSNPITFHKPAPTPKTDIPVKGWSFRKGSDLSKSALLRSSFNDFKLPLAVTGLNSTSEDPAQKGHILPQSWRTFVCPAQHACSVQTWTYLVRSHGHCTVVPIYHANCTNPLARVLTGGWGSSLKVPMEQIINNNQSIALAALKEAVATWDRAGSLYYSVSRKDGRSFIVPLPLIEHEGVWHPTPEQYNVQYRFDAPCHYSSMLRTQDGKVMSTQVLITRSLLDGNVKRGEVESGDDVEDLERRFNITVLEKMERLHT; encoded by the coding sequence ATGGGGATGCGCAACCTCCTGGCTGTTCCGCTCATTCTGAGCCGATGGGGTGCGAGCGTGGTCGCAGAGCAGAGCGGACCGGCCACTGTTACTCCCATGACGGACCAGGCACTGTCCCTGTCAGTGGTCCAGGAGATTCACCGCCAGCTCCAACGCGAGCTTCCAACGGGAGGGCACTTCGACACCCCCTTCATAACCGCTGAAAAATACGAGGTCTATGCCCACGAGTGTCTCTCCAACCGGCTGGATTACCTCCGCCGGAGCATCACCTTGGAGGTGGAAGTCAACGAGGGCCAGCTCGAGGTCAACGAAGGGTCGAACCCCATCACTTTCCATAAGCCAGCGCCCACTCCAAAGACAGACATCCCTGTCAAAGGATGGAGTTTCAGAAAGGGCAGCGACCTTTCGAAGTCAGCCTTGctgcgcagcagcttcaACGACTTTAAGCTCCCACTGGCCGTTACGGGCCTCAACTCAACCAGCGAGGACCCGGCACAAAAGGGGCATATTTTGCCTCAGTCGTGGCGCACGTTTGTTTGCCCGGCGCAGCACGCCTGCTCGGTCCAGACCTGGACATATCTCGTGAGGTCGCACGGGCATTGCACTGTCGTGCCCATCTACCACGCCAACTGCACCAACCCACTCGCCCGAGTTCTCACCGGGGGGTGGGGAAGTTCCCTCAAAGTTCCAATGGAACAGATCATAAACAACAACCAATCCATCGCGCTTGCAGCCCTCAAGGAGGCTGTGGCAACCTGGGATCGTGCTGGGAGCCTCTACTACAGCGTCTCCAGGAAGGACGGGCGCTCGTTCATCGTGCCCCTCCCGCTCATCGAGCACGAAGGCGTCTGGCATCCGACGCCGGAGCAATACAACGTCCAGTACAGGTTCGATGCGCCTTGCCACTACAGCTCCATGCTGCGAACTCAGGATGGTAAAGTCATGAGCACCCAGGTGCTTATCACACGaagcctcctcgacggcaacgTTAAACGTGGAGAGGTGGAGTCTGGAGACGACGTGGAGGACCTAGAGCGTCGGTTCAATATTACTGTATTGGAGAAGATGGAGAGGCTGCATACCTAG
- a CDS encoding [Pyruvate dehydrogenase (acetyl-transferring)]-phosphatase (EggNog:ENOG503NYQ5~antiSMASH:Cluster_10.2~COG:T) has protein sequence MLGRAASTLRGAATITRSLALARGSSRHVSSTTRPTTSTTTTTTRLHSSIRPGGWAVGVLLAGGVGYYLGNKGDGPLTATRVAAGGQGGRGRGGGGGGGGQVQAPRVPADPSEHEVPVESPVEVLDLAAANAKIREQASSFVFASDAEGGRGRVDVVRVSSNNPVEDEWALGFGRGVGGAGALYAGVYDGHAGWATSAVLKDALIRYVSSSLGKLPASSDGPSVDAAIQGAFVRLDDRIMATARRALNADYEHGAAAAIRALAPAIAGSCALLCVYEPASRTLRTAVTGDSRAVLGSRTAGDGDYTYAAEALSKDQTGFNADECARLEREHPGELADVIDPKTGRLLGIAVTRGFGDHRWKWSTEDVSSAQGRFYGFGPRQKVKTPPYMTARPEVTTRRVSADDFVILASDGLWDVMSNDDAVACVRRWLAAKRRGRAEDVTPMESRLMVGAGGYGAWKATPDTFAVEDLDSAAVCLVKNALGGRRRALFCGAATAGAPQSRYVRDDMTVQVIFFKDPYA, from the exons ATGCTTGGACGGGCCGCCAGTACGTTGCGCGGGGCCGCTACTATTACCCGCTCCCTGGCCTTGGCCCGCGGCTCCTCACGACACGTctcgtccaccaccaggccaaccacctccaccaccaccaccaccacccgtcTGCACAGCTCCATCAGGCCCGGCGGGTGGGCCGTTGGggtgctcctcgccggcggagTCGGGTACTATCTCGGCAACAAAGGAGACGGCCCTCTGACGGCCACGCGtgtggctgctggcgggcagggaggaagaggaagaggaggaggaggaggagggggaggccAAGTTCAGGCGCCTCGTGTCCCCGCCGACCCCTCGGAGCACGAGGTGCCCGTCGAGTCGCccgtcgaggtgctcgatctcgcggccgccaacgccaagaTCCGCGAGCAGGCGAGCAGCTTCGTCTTCGcgagcgacgccgagggcggcagaGGACGCGTCGACGTGGTGCGCGTGTCGAGCAACAaccccgtcgaggacgagtggGCTTTAGgcttcggccgcggcgtcggtggcgcgggcgcgctgTATGCCGGTGTCTACGATGGCCATGC CGGCTGGGCCACGTCTGCCGTGCTCAAGGATGCCCTGATCCGCTACGTGTCGAGCTCGCTTGGCAAGCTGCCGGCATCGAGTGATGGGCCATCTGTCGACGCGGCCATCCAGGGTGCCTTTGTGCGTCTCGACGaccgcatcatggccacggccaggCGCGCCCTCAACGCAGACTACGAGCacggggccgcggcggcgatccgTGCCCTGGCGCCCGCCATAGCCGGCTCTTGCGCCCTCCTTTGCGTCTACgagccggcgtcgcgcacgCTCCGCACTGCCGTGACGGGCGACTCGCGCGCCGTGCTGGGCTCCCGGaccgctggcgacggcgactaCACGtacgcggccgaggcgctgagCAAGGACCAGACGGGCTTCAACGCCGACGAGTGCGCacgcctcgagcgcgagcaccccggcgagctggccgacgtcATCGACCCCAAGACCGGGCGCCTgctgggcatcgccgtcacgcgcggcttcggcgaccACCGCTGGAAGTGGTCTACCGAGGacgtgtcgtcggcgcagGGCCGCTTCTACGGCTTCGGGCCCCGGCAAAAGGTCAAGACGCCGCCGTACATGACGGCCCGGCCCGAGgtgacgacgcgccgcgtctcggccgacgactttGTCATCCTCGCGTCGGACGGGCTCTGGGACGTCATgtccaacgacgacgccgtggcgtgcgtgcgccgctggctggcggccaagcggcgcgggcgggccgagGACGTGACGCCCATGGAGTCGCGGCTGATGGTTGGTGCGGGCGGCTATGGCGCGTGGAAGGCGACGCCCGATACGTttgccgtcgaggacctGGACAGCGCGGCCGTGTGTCTGGTCAAGAacgcgctgggcgggcggcggagggccttgttctgcggcgcggcgacggcgggggcgccgcAGAGCAGGTACGTGCGCGACGATATGACGGTGCAGGTGATTTTCTTCAAGGACCCGTACGCGTGA